CCGGACCATTGCGGAGGCGAACCGCCAATGCTCCGCTCTCCTGAACTACGAACCCGGCGAACTGGCGGGGAAGGATGTGGCCGTCATCTGGCCGGAGGTGGAGAACGGCCCGTTCCTCACCCGGGTCACCAGCCGGTACACCGTGATCGACTCCGAGGTGTGCCTGAAGAACCGGAAGGGGGAGATTCGCTGGGCCCTGATGTCCCTCGCGCCCACCGCGGATCGCCAGCTCGTCTGCTCCTTCGTGGACATCACGGAGCGGAAGCGGATCGAGCAGGCGCTCCTGGAGTCGGAGATCAAGTACCGCAGCATCGTAGAACGCTCGCTTGCAGGCGTCTACCTGATCCAGGACGGCCTCTTCCGCTACGTCAATCCCCGGTTCGCGGAGATCTGCGGTTACCGTCCCGAGGAGATGATCGACTGTATCGGGCTGCGGGATCTGGTGGTCCCCGAGGACTGGCCGATGGTGGAGGCGACCCTCGAGGGGCGGATTGCGGGCGAGCTCGAGGCCGTCCGCTACGAGTGCCGCTGCCGCACCCGGGAGCAGGAGATCATCCTCCTGGAGGTTCACGGCTCCCGGATCTCCTACGAGGGGCGGACCGCCGTCGTGGGCACCGCGCTGGACATCACGGACCGGCGGCAGGCTTCCGATGCCCTCCGCCGGGCGAACGAGAAGCTGAACCTGCTCGGGTCCGTCACCCGCCACGATCTCCTGAACCAGCTGACCGCCGTGCAGGGCTACATCGGGCTCGCCGAGGAGACTGCCCGGGAGGAGACGGTGCGGAAGTACCTCGCCAGCGCCGGGGGGGTGACCGGCAAGATGGAGACCCTCCTCCAGTTCACCCGGGACTACCAGAACATGGGTCTCCGCGAGCCCGAGTGGCAGATGGTGCGTGACGTGGCGCTCCAGGCCGTTCCGGCGCTGGACCAGGGCGGGATCCGGGTCGCCATCGCGACGGACGGGCTGGAGGTCTACGCGGACCCCCTCTTCGAGAAGGTCTTCTACAACCTGATGGACAACACCCTCCGCCACGGCAAGCGGGCGACCGAGGTGCGGATCTACCACCAGATCTCCGCGGACGGGCTCTTCCTGATCTACGAGGACAACGGGGAGGGCATCCTGGACATCGAGAAGGAGCTGATCTTCCGGCGGGGCTACGGCAGGAACACCGGGTTCGGGCTCTTCCTGATCCGCGAGATCCTGGCCCTCACCGGTATGACCATCCGCGAGAACGGCGATCACGGGAAGGGAGCCCGGTTCGAGATCTTCGTACCCCGGGGTAACTACCGGTTCGCTCCTGCGGCCCGGCAGAGCGAAGGTGAGATTGCACCGCTGGAGAGGAAGGCATGATCTCGGTTCTCTGCGTCGACGAGGAGAGCGGCCTGCTCGAAGTCGCCCGCATCTACCTGGAGCGGGAGGGGGACATGCAGGTGGATACCGCGCCATCCGGCATCCATGCCCTCGAGATGCTGAAGACCCGCCGCTACGATGCGATCGTCTCGGACTACCACATGGCCGGCGTCGACGGGATCGATCTCCTCAAGACCCTCCGCGCCCGGGGGGACAAGACCCCGTTCATCCTCTTCACGGGGAGAGGGAGGGAGGAGGTGGTGATCGAGGCGCTGAACCACGGGGCGTCCTTCTATCTCCAGAAGGGCGGCAACCCGAAGTTGCAGTTCGCGGAGCTCCGCCACATGATCCTCCAGGCGGTGCAGAGGCGGCGGATGGAGGTCTCCCTGCAGGTCACCCAGTTCGCCGTCGACCACGCCTCCGACGAGCTCTTCTGGATGGATCGGGATGGGCGGTTCCTGGCGGTGAACCACGCTGCCTGCCGGGCGCTGGGATACGACCGCGGGGACCTCCTGGGGATGACGATTGCGGACATCGATCCGTCGTATTCCGCCGATGCCTGGTCGGCCCTCATCCGGGAGCTGGCGGAGAAGGGATCCCTCGTCTTCGAGGGGAGGCACCGCCGAAAGAACGGAACCGTCTACCCCGTGGAGATCACGGCCAACTACCTCAACCTCGAGGGGAACGATTACCTGTTCGCGTTCGTCCGGGATATCACGGAGCGGAAGCGGGTCGAGGAGGTTGCACGGGCGTCGCGGCAGCAGCTGGCCGATATCATCGATTTCCTGCCCGATGCCACCTTCGTGATCGACCGGGACCGCCGGGTGATCGCCTGGAACAAGGCGATCGAACGGATGACCGGTGTCTCCAAGGCGGAGATCCTGGGGCAGGGGGATTACGCCTACGCGGTGCCGTTCTACGGGTCCAAACGCCCGATCCTGATCGACATGATCGGGCGGGGGGATGCGGAGGTCGCATCGCAGTACCAGTCCCTCCGGAGAGACGGGGAGACCCTCTTCGCCGAGACCTTCGTGCCCTCGATCTGCGGAGGGCGGGGAGCCTATGTCTAGGCGAAGGCGTCGCCCCTCTACGACCAGCGCGGCAACCTGGCGGGCGCCATCGAGGCCGTTCGGGACGTCACCGAGCAGAAGAAGGCGGAGGAGGCGCTCCGGGAGAGCGAGGAGCTCTTCCGCACCCTGGTGGACAGCATGGTGGACGCCACGCTGATCATCGACTGGTCGGGCACCGTGCTCTTCGCCAACCGTGCGGCGATCCGGCTCGTGGGGCTGACGTCTTCCGAGGAGAGCGTGGGGCGCAGTGTGATGGAGTTTCTGGCGCCGGAGAGCCGCGGAGCGGTCGCCCGCGATCTCGCCCTGGTGAGCCAGGGCCGGGGCGGATTCCTGGCGGAATACCGGATTCTGACGGCGGATGGCAGGATCCGCTGGGTGGAGTCCCTCGGGACCCGGATCCGGTTCCGGGGATCCACCGCCGACCTCGTCTCTCTCCGGGACATCACCGAGCGGAAGGTGGCGGAGGAGGCGCTCCGCACCAGCGAGGAGAAGTTCCGGGCGGTCTTCCACAACGCCAACGATGCGATCGTCCTGAACGAGCTCACTCCGGACGGGATGCCGGGGAGGTTCATCGAGGTGAACGATCTCGCCTGCACGCGGCTCGGATACTCGAGGGAGGAGTTCCTGGAGATGACGCCGGCGGACATCGGTCTTCGGGAGTTCATCGACCGGCACCCTGAACTGCTCCAGGATCTCCGTTCGGGGAAGGCGATCACGTTCGAGATAACGCTCGTCTCGCGGGGAGGCGTGCAGATTCCGACGGAGATCAGCTCTCACGTCTTCAGCCTGGCCAACCGCCCGGTGATCCTTTCCATCGCGCGGGACATCACGGAGCAGAAGCTGAACGAGCACGTGGAGAAGAAGGCCTTCGAGCAGATCGAGAAGAACATCAGCCAGCTGGCGATCCTGGGCGATCACATCCGCAACCCCCTGGCGGTGATCGTCGCCCTGGCGGACATGGACGAGACGGAGCACGGGAAGCAGATCGTGGAGCAGTGCGCCATCATCGACGACCTGATCACCCGTCTCGACAAGGGCTGGATCGAGTCGGAGAACGTGCGGAACTTCATCCGCAAACACTACAGGTTGAGCTAAAAGCCGTCAGTCCGCCCCGTACGGCAGGGGGTCCCGGGCTCCGGCGTCGCGGAAGGCCTCCAGCCGCTCGACGCAGGCTCCGCACCGTCCGCAGGCGAGTTCCTCCCCGCGGTAGCAGGTCCAGGTGTCGGCGTAGTCCACGCCGAGTTCGAGGCCGATCCGCACGATGTCCCCCTTGGTGAGGTAGAGGTAGGGGGCCTCCAGGATCAGGTCGCTCCAGTCCGCCAGGTGAAAGGCGGTCTGCATGGCGGTCACGAAGACCGGGCGGCAGTCCGGGTAGATGGGGTGGTCGCCCGCGTGGGCTCCGTAGAAGAGGCGCCGTGCCCCGATCCCGATCGCGTAGGCTCCCGCCAGGGAGAGGAAGACCATGTTGCGGTTCGGGACGACCGTCTGCCGCATCACGTCCTCGGCGTAGTGGCCCGACGGCACCGCCCGCTCCGCCCGCGTCAGGGCCGAGGGGGCGAGTTCGTTCAGGAGAGGGAGGTCGAGCACGCGGTGGGGCACGTGCAGCCTCCGGCACGTCCTCTCCGCGCATGCGATCTCGCGGCGGTGCTTCTGGCCGTAGTCGAAGGTGACGGCGTGGACCTCGTAGCCCCGCCGCACCAGATCGTAGAGGAGCGTGGTGCTGTCCAGACCCCCGGAGACGATCGCCACCGCGTTCCCGGAACCGTGCGGCGGGAGGCGCGGCATGTCTTCACGCTGCATACTCCGGAAGGTGTTGGCGCGGACGGCACATTATACTTCACCCCCGGTCCCTGCCCGGGCGGCAGAAACGATTATCAGAAGGGCGGAGGGATGGGCATCCATGCGCTGCCGGCAGGTGATCGTTCTCCTGGCCGTCCTTGCCGTCCTCGTGTCGCCCGCCCCGGCTCACGTGCCCCTGGAGGCGGGGGACAACGGGAGCCTGGCGTCTGCGACACGGATCAGCGATCCGACCCGATCCTACGCGATCTACGCTCGACTGCACGAGGGCAGCGAGGCGCAGTACTACGCCCTCGCGATGGAGGGCGGCGAGGAGCTCCGCCTCTCGCTGATGGTGCCGCGTGCCGGGGTCGATGCTCCCGATCTCGTGGTCATGGGCCCCGGCATCGAGTCCTCCGGAAGCGTGCCCTCCTCCGTGGAGGTTCCGCCCGGCTACGGGGCGGTCGTCGTGCGGGGAGTTTCCCCGGAGCAGGCGGAGTACGAACCCTTCACCCCCTCCGCCATCTACGAGGCGGCCGCCTTCTCGCGGGAGATCGAAGTTCCCGGCACCTACTACGCAGTCGTTCTCAACCCCGGCGGGAGCGGGGAGTACAGCCTTGCCGTGGGATACCGCGAGGAGTTCACGCCCCTCGAGTGGCTGTCGATCCCGTTCGACCAGATCCGCATTCACCTCTGGGAGGGCCAGCCCCTCTGGCTCATCCTCTCGCCCCTGATCCTGGTCCTCCTGGGGGGCATCGGGTTCGCCCTGGTGCGGCGGCGGGGAGGTCTCACCCCCTTCTCCCTCCTGGCGGGGCTGGCCGGGCTGCTCTACATCGGGACGGGCGGTATGACGCTTCTCCAGATGGGGATTGCCCTCTCCCGCACCGGCTTCGCGGGTTCAGCCCTGCTCACTCTCGTCTTTGCGGCAGTTCCCATCCTGCTGGGTGCTGCCGTCCTCCGCCTCGCCCGGAAGGAGCGGCCCCGTTCCTGCGCCCGGGAGCGGGTGTATCTGGCGGTCGCCGGGCTCCTGGGACTCCTCTCGTGGGCCGGGCTCGTTATCGGGCCTATCCTGGCCCTTATCGCCGGCGGCCTTCCCCGGCGGTTCTCCTGACGGCGGATCGGGGATCACCGCCGCTCGGGAAACGCCACATGAGGCCGCTTCCCGATGAACGAGCGGTCGATGTTCGCGGCCATGCGCAGCGCCGTGAGAATGGGGATGCCGATCGCCAGGTAGTCGGGCGGGATCGCCCAGTTGGTGGTGGGATCCTGCGGACCCAGGAAGACGGTCTCCTTCGGCGCCTTCTCCGCCATGCCGGCGGGGTAGGTGACGAGGGTGGCGCACGACGGGCCCCAGGGGACGATCACGGGGGAGAAGAGGTCCTCGCGGTCGAAGTGCGCCAGCGCCGCCAGGTTGCGGATCGTCTGGGCGTCCCCGAAGCAGCAGAGGGAGCGGATGCCGGGGTGCCGTTCTCCGAGCGCCTCGCAGTGCTGGATCACGGTGTACTTCCCCGGCGGCGTGATCGTTCCCACTGCCCGGAAGTTCCTGTCGACCAGTTCGGGGCTCTCCTTGAGGTATTCCGCCGCCCCGCCGCGGATGTCCGCCCTCCCCGTGGAGACGAAGTAGCGGATGTATTCCGGAGCCTCGCCGTAGCCCATGTGGGTGATCCCGCCGGGACAGCACCCCTCCCGCTCCTCGCCGCCCAGGTAGACGGCGGGGATATCGGCGGCGGTCGCCATCCGGTACATCGCCGCCGCGATGCAGCGGTGCACGCGGGAGAGGTGCACGGCCCCTTCGGGCACGTTCCCGGAGCCGTAGATGCAGAGGGGTTTTGCGGTGAGGCGGAACGCCGACGCCAGGCGCCGCCCCACCTCCTGAATGGTCGTTCTGCTCATGCCGGATAACCCTGGACCGCGATGGGGAAAAATGCTTGCGGATATGCGGGGCGGGGATGAACGTACCTCTCCCCGCCCGTGCACGGTCTCTGTACGACGCGTCTCTGCCGGTGCGGGCACGGTTCCCGCGGGGCAGTGGCGGAGGGGGTCCGGGCCGCCCTCCGGTGGAGCGGGGGAGGTACAGCCTCTTCCAGCACGTCCGGGCCCGTCGGCAACGGCGATTGCGCCATCGTGCGCACCGCCGCACCGGGATCGGCGGGCCGCACGGGATCCAGATATGCGTTTCGGTTATGGAATAGGTGCGGAATACGCACATCGGAAAAAAAATGTATATTTTTCGTTCTTTATTCCATCAATTAATATTAATGCATTTTTATTAATTTTTGGTAATATTTATAACTCCCCGGGCGAAACACCTGTGCAACGCACTACGATACCGGGGAGAGACGAACATGGCGTTCCTGGAAGGCATCACCTGCATCTGCGACAACGGAAAGAGGCTCGAAGACCACCGCCCCATCGTGGGGGATGCGGTGATGGCGGAGATCTACCGCAAGGCGGAATCCCTCCGCGGCAGGAGCATCATCCACGTCAACTCCACCTACCAGAGCGGCGGGGTGGCGGAGATGATCCTCTCCCTCGTTCCCCTCCTGAACGATGCCGGGATCCGCACCGAGTGGAAGATCCTGACCGGCAGCGGGGACTTCTTCACCGTCACCAAGAGCTTCCACAACGGGCTGCAGGGCGAGGCGATCCCGCTCACGGATGCGGATAAAAGGCTCTACCTCCGCACGAACGAGGAGTTCTCCCGCCTTCTTCCGATCGACTGCGACTGCGTGGTGGTCCACGATCCCCAGCCCCTGCCCCTGATCCAGTTCTACGAGAAGAGGCAGCCCTGGATCTGGCGCTGCCATGTGGATCTCTCCCATCCCCAGATGCACCTCTGGGAATTTCTGCAGGAGTTTGTCATGAAGTACGACCGGATGGTGGTCTCCCACGAGCAGTACCGCCGCGACAACCTGCCGCTCCCGCAGCGGATCTGCCATCCGGCCATCGATCCTCTCTCCGACAAGAACCGCGACCTGACCGACGAGGAGGTGGCGGCGATCCTCCGGGAGTTCGATGTGCCGACGGACAAACCCCTGATCACCCAGATCTCGCGGTTCGACAAGTGGAAGGATCCCGAAGGCGTGGTCGAGGTCTTCTGCCGCGTGCGGGAAGAGGTGGACTGCCGCCTGGTGCTCTGCGGCAGCATGGCGCCCGACGACCCGGAAGGATGGACGATCTACCGCGGCGTCGAGGAGAAGGCCCGGGACCTGCTGGAGAGCGGGGACGTCCTCCTGATCACCGTCGAGAACAACCTGCTCGTGAACGCCCTCCAGCGGGCGTCCGCCGTGATCCTCCAGAAGTCCCTGCGGGAGGGGTTCGGGCTCACGGTCACCGAGGCGCTCTGGAAGGGCAGGGCGGTCGTCAGCTCCCGCGTGGGCGGCATCCGCCTCCAGATCCAGGACGGCGTGAGCGGGTTCCTGCTGGAGCCGACGGATACGGAGGGGTTTGCGGCGAGGGTCGTGCAGATCCTCCGGGATCCGGCGCTCGC
The Methanomicrobiales archaeon genome window above contains:
- a CDS encoding PAS domain S-box protein — translated: MEAVRDVTEQKKAEEALRESEELFRTLVDSMVDATLIIDWSGTVLFANRAAIRLVGLTSSEESVGRSVMEFLAPESRGAVARDLALVSQGRGGFLAEYRILTADGRIRWVESLGTRIRFRGSTADLVSLRDITERKVAEEALRTSEEKFRAVFHNANDAIVLNELTPDGMPGRFIEVNDLACTRLGYSREEFLEMTPADIGLREFIDRHPELLQDLRSGKAITFEITLVSRGGVQIPTEISSHVFSLANRPVILSIARDITEQKLNEHVEKKAFEQIEKNISQLAILGDHIRNPLAVIVALADMDETEHGKQIVEQCAIIDDLITRLDKGWIESENVRNFIRKHYRLS
- a CDS encoding PAS domain S-box protein, with product MISVLCVDEESGLLEVARIYLEREGDMQVDTAPSGIHALEMLKTRRYDAIVSDYHMAGVDGIDLLKTLRARGDKTPFILFTGRGREEVVIEALNHGASFYLQKGGNPKLQFAELRHMILQAVQRRRMEVSLQVTQFAVDHASDELFWMDRDGRFLAVNHAACRALGYDRGDLLGMTIADIDPSYSADAWSALIRELAEKGSLVFEGRHRRKNGTVYPVEITANYLNLEGNDYLFAFVRDITERKRVEEVARASRQQLADIIDFLPDATFVIDRDRRVIAWNKAIERMTGVSKAEILGQGDYAYAVPFYGSKRPILIDMIGRGDAEVASQYQSLRRDGETLFAETFVPSICGGRGAYV
- a CDS encoding PAS domain S-box protein; amino-acid sequence: MLARPHSDTAWIVLIVLTSLATVGITVVSLSRGVYDVFPYLYLIPIVMVTFAFPHRGVLCSILLGGVYMALVYAFGLFNLALLTISTAWFYVFVSVGVVMSSLSEGMKREERRFRGIFENSQAGIFTIDLPSRTIAEANRQCSALLNYEPGELAGKDVAVIWPEVENGPFLTRVTSRYTVIDSEVCLKNRKGEIRWALMSLAPTADRQLVCSFVDITERKRIEQALLESEIKYRSIVERSLAGVYLIQDGLFRYVNPRFAEICGYRPEEMIDCIGLRDLVVPEDWPMVEATLEGRIAGELEAVRYECRCRTREQEIILLEVHGSRISYEGRTAVVGTALDITDRRQASDALRRANEKLNLLGSVTRHDLLNQLTAVQGYIGLAEETAREETVRKYLASAGGVTGKMETLLQFTRDYQNMGLREPEWQMVRDVALQAVPALDQGGIRVAIATDGLEVYADPLFEKVFYNLMDNTLRHGKRATEVRIYHQISADGLFLIYEDNGEGILDIEKELIFRRGYGRNTGFGLFLIREILALTGMTIRENGDHGKGARFEIFVPRGNYRFAPAARQSEGEIAPLERKA
- the queC gene encoding 7-cyano-7-deazaguanine synthase QueC → MQREDMPRLPPHGSGNAVAIVSGGLDSTTLLYDLVRRGYEVHAVTFDYGQKHRREIACAERTCRRLHVPHRVLDLPLLNELAPSALTRAERAVPSGHYAEDVMRQTVVPNRNMVFLSLAGAYAIGIGARRLFYGAHAGDHPIYPDCRPVFVTAMQTAFHLADWSDLILEAPYLYLTKGDIVRIGLELGVDYADTWTCYRGEELACGRCGACVERLEAFRDAGARDPLPYGAD
- a CDS encoding glycosyltransferase yields the protein MAFLEGITCICDNGKRLEDHRPIVGDAVMAEIYRKAESLRGRSIIHVNSTYQSGGVAEMILSLVPLLNDAGIRTEWKILTGSGDFFTVTKSFHNGLQGEAIPLTDADKRLYLRTNEEFSRLLPIDCDCVVVHDPQPLPLIQFYEKRQPWIWRCHVDLSHPQMHLWEFLQEFVMKYDRMVVSHEQYRRDNLPLPQRICHPAIDPLSDKNRDLTDEEVAAILREFDVPTDKPLITQISRFDKWKDPEGVVEVFCRVREEVDCRLVLCGSMAPDDPEGWTIYRGVEEKARDLLESGDVLLITVENNLLVNALQRASAVILQKSLREGFGLTVTEALWKGRAVVSSRVGGIRLQIQDGVSGFLLEPTDTEGFAARVVQILRDPALAERLGRNGKEYVREHFLITRKLLDYLDMLNEELGRTQEACT
- a CDS encoding DUF169 domain-containing protein; amino-acid sequence: MSRTTIQEVGRRLASAFRLTAKPLCIYGSGNVPEGAVHLSRVHRCIAAAMYRMATAADIPAVYLGGEEREGCCPGGITHMGYGEAPEYIRYFVSTGRADIRGGAAEYLKESPELVDRNFRAVGTITPPGKYTVIQHCEALGERHPGIRSLCCFGDAQTIRNLAALAHFDREDLFSPVIVPWGPSCATLVTYPAGMAEKAPKETVFLGPQDPTTNWAIPPDYLAIGIPILTALRMAANIDRSFIGKRPHVAFPERR